In Pedobacter africanus, a single window of DNA contains:
- a CDS encoding FecR family protein, whose protein sequence is MNTEKAIELLKKYENGTISAEDKALLETWYIQKAAQSKFQLSIQALEESVEHLKTRLPLIEAKKVKLWPRAVGIAAAVIGLAVGVYFFTAPSNNTSLLSSRTNAKDLNDIAPGGNRATLTLANGKTINLSDKKSGVIVGDALTYDDNTLVIRSDSEGPKDRSLETRDDKQDNNGSSSRGNEGPITAITPRGGTYSIILQDGTKVWLNADSKLEFFSNYRNKLQRIVKLIKGEAYLEVAKDAKRPFKVQTAGQEITVLGTHFNISAYPDDVGIKTTLVEGSVKVGAMQSLSASGGEKPEGREVVLKPNEQSLIANNNITVTEVNAAQAIAWKNGKFAFENEPLASVMKKVARWYNVTVIFDKQALKNITFDGSLSRYDNVSRILKSIEFAGKVKFKIEGQKIIVTE, encoded by the coding sequence ATGAATACAGAAAAAGCCATAGAGCTGTTAAAAAAATATGAAAATGGTACCATCAGCGCGGAAGATAAAGCCCTGCTGGAGACCTGGTACATCCAGAAAGCTGCACAAAGCAAGTTTCAGCTATCCATCCAGGCGCTTGAAGAAAGCGTAGAGCATTTAAAAACGAGGCTTCCGCTTATAGAAGCTAAAAAAGTTAAACTTTGGCCTCGCGCGGTGGGTATTGCGGCCGCAGTAATAGGCCTTGCTGTTGGTGTTTATTTCTTTACCGCTCCCAGCAATAACACATCCCTTTTGTCATCAAGAACGAATGCGAAGGACCTGAACGACATTGCCCCTGGCGGCAACCGTGCCACCTTAACCTTAGCTAATGGTAAAACAATTAATCTGAGTGATAAGAAGAGCGGAGTAATAGTTGGGGATGCATTGACGTATGATGATAACACACTTGTCATCCGGAGCGATAGCGAAGGACCTAAAGATAGATCCCTCGAAACTCGGGATGACAAGCAGGACAACAACGGTTCGTCATCCCGAGGAAACGAGGGACCTATAACTGCGATTACCCCACGCGGTGGAACTTATTCCATTATTTTGCAAGACGGCACAAAAGTTTGGTTAAACGCTGATAGTAAATTGGAGTTTTTCTCAAACTATAGGAATAAACTCCAAAGAATTGTAAAACTGATTAAAGGGGAAGCTTACCTGGAAGTAGCTAAAGATGCCAAACGGCCGTTTAAAGTACAAACGGCCGGACAGGAAATAACAGTGCTTGGAACACATTTTAACATAAGCGCTTACCCTGATGATGTAGGCATTAAAACCACGCTAGTCGAAGGCAGTGTTAAGGTAGGCGCCATGCAATCTCTCTCCGCCTCTGGGGGAGAGAAGCCTGAAGGGAGAGAGGTGGTTTTAAAACCTAACGAACAATCCCTTATAGCCAACAACAACATAACCGTAACCGAAGTAAACGCTGCCCAGGCCATTGCCTGGAAAAACGGCAAGTTTGCTTTTGAAAACGAACCTCTTGCATCTGTAATGAAAAAGGTAGCGCGATGGTATAACGTAACGGTAATTTTTGACAAGCAGGCGCTTAAAAACATAACTTTTGATGGCTCGCTGTCCCGTTACGATAATGTATCGCGGATATTGAAATCAATAGAGTTTGCCGGTAAGGTGAAATTTAAAATAGAAGGGCAAAAGATAATTGTAACAGAGTAA
- a CDS encoding SusC/RagA family TonB-linked outer membrane protein: MYKIYTKKWDRPGGFIHKLLLIMRLTTVILLATLMQLSAASFGQKFTYSKRGSTLAEVFQAIETQTGYSIFFANQQIDKRKKIDVSFKDTELKEALDVLAEKSAFEYAIDEKNISIKPKTPSFLSVIQSAAKDLFADDDRNLADIRGVVRNERGEPLEGITVMVKGAKAGTRTNEKGEFLLKGVKKGDVLVFTGVAIEPFEYTVKDDKNIDLNLKARLVQLEEVGINTGYQKISRERFVGSYSQLDSAAFHRRAGMGILERLDGTVTGVLFNKKVFGNNPDQVANFSPIQIRGISTLESNQNPLIIVDNFPYTFDLSTLNPNDIQDITVLKDAAATSIWGSRAGNGVIVITTKKGKFNQPLHVSWNSNLTIQDKPDLYYNSQVSSSDFIDFERELFSEGAYDFILADPSMGPVSPVVDVLNQVRNGSLTESEGNIKINNLRNVDTRDQLNRYVYQNGVSQQHSVNIGGGNNNINYSISLGYNNTKPDIKNSENNDQYTINSTASFKVGKRVNISTGINLSQGTQRTAALPAFSMYPYLQLADENGNALPVVNRYRISYVDTVGKGKLLDWHFRPLDELKFADQSNITRNNILNAGISYAAVSWLTLEFLGQYNFQNTDASVFKSIESFETRNLINRFTNLTFTDLQRRYPIPLGGILDKNSSKSNSYNFRGGISVNKNWNNHQFSAMISGDLSDARGSSNSSRYYGYQPDFAGYSLYMDYVNRYLVYPLNTGSTDQIPTENKLVAENISRFVSLTGNVSYMFRNKYSIYGSARRDGSNLFGVSTNNKWKPLWSVGVAWQIDKEKFFDLSWIDQLKLRSSFGYSGNVNNTIPGILTITILPNPNFLTGLKSAIRGNLPNPNLRWEEVKIFNSGVDFSLFKNRISGNVEYYRKSSVDLITAIGLAPSVGATFNNMNVASLKGGGLDLNLNAKVLQNDIHWSIQVGLSHAKMKVEKMYLFNNYGAIQFVSSGINPSIGKIAFGLGSYKWAGLDPETGDPRGVLNGEISKDYWGIMSDSVDNQVFHGSSIPLYSGFVTNNFSWRKLSISFNIGYKFGFYFRKPTIDYLDLASKSFLHSDYYKRWQKPGDEKYTSVPSLTYPSNDPGRDEFYSKSEVNVLRGDHIRLQDIRVQYNFDALLKHNSVFKNLSAFMYANNLNVIVWRKNKSNLDPDYAGSNNNLLTPPVKSLTFGLSANF, from the coding sequence ATGTATAAAATTTATACGAAGAAATGGGATAGGCCAGGTGGCTTTATCCATAAATTATTGCTGATTATGCGACTAACCACCGTTATATTACTAGCAACCTTAATGCAGCTAAGTGCTGCATCCTTTGGTCAGAAATTTACTTACAGTAAGCGGGGCTCTACTTTGGCCGAAGTGTTCCAGGCTATTGAAACCCAAACAGGCTATAGCATTTTTTTTGCTAACCAACAGATAGATAAGCGCAAAAAAATAGATGTTAGTTTTAAGGATACAGAATTAAAAGAAGCATTAGACGTGTTGGCTGAAAAAAGCGCCTTTGAATATGCTATAGATGAAAAGAACATTAGCATTAAACCTAAAACGCCTTCCTTTCTTTCTGTCATCCAGAGCGCAGCGAAGGATCTGTTTGCTGACGATGACCGCAACCTTGCTGATATACGTGGTGTGGTGCGCAATGAAAGGGGTGAGCCGCTGGAAGGGATTACGGTGATGGTGAAGGGTGCGAAGGCTGGTACAAGGACTAATGAAAAAGGGGAGTTTTTGCTGAAAGGCGTGAAGAAAGGGGATGTGCTGGTGTTTACTGGGGTTGCGATTGAGCCTTTTGAATATACAGTTAAGGATGATAAGAATATTGACCTGAATTTAAAGGCGAGGTTGGTGCAACTGGAAGAAGTCGGAATTAATACGGGATATCAGAAGATTAGTAGGGAAAGATTTGTTGGCTCCTATAGTCAGTTGGATAGTGCGGCTTTTCATAGAAGGGCTGGCATGGGCATTTTGGAAAGGCTGGATGGAACTGTTACAGGGGTATTGTTTAATAAGAAAGTATTCGGTAATAATCCCGACCAAGTAGCTAATTTTAGTCCAATTCAAATCAGAGGGATAAGTACATTGGAAAGTAATCAAAACCCTTTGATTATTGTTGATAATTTTCCTTATACGTTCGACTTAAGTACTCTTAATCCAAATGATATACAAGATATAACTGTGTTGAAAGATGCAGCGGCCACCTCTATATGGGGTTCTAGGGCTGGGAATGGTGTAATTGTGATCACTACTAAAAAAGGTAAGTTTAATCAGCCTTTACATGTTTCCTGGAATTCAAATTTGACTATTCAAGATAAGCCTGATCTATACTATAATTCGCAGGTAAGTAGCTCCGATTTTATAGATTTTGAGCGCGAGTTGTTTTCAGAAGGAGCCTATGACTTTATACTGGCTGACCCATCAATGGGCCCGGTATCTCCTGTTGTTGATGTTCTAAATCAAGTAAGGAATGGCAGTTTGACGGAAAGTGAAGGTAATATCAAAATTAATAACCTTAGAAATGTAGACACACGAGACCAACTCAATAGATATGTTTACCAAAATGGAGTAAGCCAACAACATTCGGTAAACATTGGTGGTGGTAATAATAATATTAATTACTCCATTTCCTTAGGCTATAACAATACAAAACCTGATATCAAGAACAGTGAAAATAACGATCAATATACTATCAATTCAACTGCTTCTTTTAAGGTTGGAAAAAGGGTAAATATTTCAACAGGCATCAATTTAAGTCAGGGCACCCAGCGAACAGCTGCTCTTCCAGCCTTTTCCATGTACCCATACCTACAACTTGCTGATGAAAATGGAAATGCTCTTCCGGTGGTAAATAGATACAGAATAAGTTATGTAGATACTGTTGGAAAGGGTAAGTTGCTTGATTGGCATTTTCGACCATTGGATGAACTTAAATTTGCTGACCAATCCAATATTACGAGAAACAATATTCTAAATGCGGGAATATCGTATGCTGCAGTCTCTTGGTTAACTCTTGAATTTCTAGGTCAATATAATTTTCAAAATACTGACGCCAGTGTTTTTAAAAGCATTGAAAGTTTTGAAACGCGGAATTTGATCAACCGGTTTACGAATCTAACTTTCACTGATTTACAGCGAAGATATCCGATACCTCTTGGGGGAATTCTCGATAAAAATAGCTCTAAGTCTAATTCCTATAATTTCCGAGGTGGAATTTCTGTTAATAAAAACTGGAATAATCATCAGTTTTCTGCAATGATTTCGGGAGATTTATCCGATGCTAGAGGGAGCTCTAATAGTTCTCGGTACTATGGGTATCAACCAGATTTTGCGGGTTATAGTCTTTACATGGATTATGTAAATCGATATTTGGTTTATCCTCTCAATACTGGTTCTACCGATCAAATTCCAACAGAAAATAAATTAGTAGCTGAAAATATATCTCGTTTTGTTTCTCTAACGGGAAATGTTTCTTACATGTTTCGAAACAAGTATTCAATTTATGGCAGTGCACGAAGAGATGGATCTAATCTTTTTGGTGTAAGTACTAACAATAAGTGGAAACCTTTGTGGTCAGTAGGAGTCGCTTGGCAGATTGATAAAGAGAAATTCTTTGACCTATCTTGGATTGATCAACTAAAGTTAAGAAGTAGCTTTGGTTATTCAGGGAATGTTAATAACACAATACCCGGTATCTTGACTATAACCATTTTGCCGAATCCGAATTTTTTAACGGGATTAAAGTCTGCAATTAGAGGTAATCTTCCAAACCCTAATTTAAGGTGGGAGGAAGTAAAAATATTTAATTCAGGCGTAGATTTCTCATTGTTTAAAAACCGAATCAGCGGTAATGTAGAGTACTATAGGAAGTCTTCGGTAGATCTAATTACTGCAATTGGTTTGGCTCCGTCAGTGGGAGCTACGTTTAATAATATGAACGTAGCAAGTCTAAAGGGAGGTGGTTTAGATTTGAATTTGAATGCGAAAGTTTTACAAAATGATATTCATTGGTCAATCCAAGTGGGGCTTAGTCATGCAAAAATGAAAGTAGAGAAAATGTATCTCTTTAATAATTATGGTGCAATACAGTTTGTTTCCTCTGGTATCAATCCATCAATCGGAAAAATTGCTTTTGGGCTAGGTAGTTACAAGTGGGCAGGACTTGACCCAGAAACGGGTGATCCTAGAGGTGTTTTGAATGGCGAAATAAGTAAAGATTATTGGGGAATTATGTCTGATTCAGTAGATAATCAGGTTTTTCATGGATCTAGTATTCCTTTGTACTCAGGTTTTGTTACCAATAATTTTTCATGGAGAAAACTTTCAATCTCTTTTAATATAGGATATAAGTTCGGGTTTTACTTTAGGAAACCTACTATTGATTATTTAGATTTAGCCTCTAAAAGTTTTCTTCATTCTGATTATTATAAACGATGGCAGAAGCCAGGAGATGAAAAATATACTAGTGTACCTTCCCTTACTTATCCATCAAATGACCCTGGCAGGGATGAGTTTTACAGTAAATCAGAGGTAAATGTGCTGAGAGGTGATCATATTAGGCTGCAGGACATTCGTGTGCAATATAATTTTGATGCGCTTTTAAAACATAATTCTGTTTTTAAAAATTTGAGCGCCTTTATGTATGCTAACAATCTGAATGTAATAGTTTGGCGGAAAAATAAATCAAATTTAGATCCTGATTATGCGGGCAGTAATAACAATTTATTAACTCCTCCTGTGAAATCACTAACATTTGGATTATCAGCTAATTTTTAG
- a CDS encoding RagB/SusD family nutrient uptake outer membrane protein, with protein MKSIRIKIAALVLVLALGACKKFLDEKPNQALYVPTKLTELLALIDNTADMNFGYGNSLIEVLADDYYVTYSNWQSAELVQRNHYVWTGETSDLLNWQQPYLNAISCSNVILDQLQKIDKKNDISLSQQIEGSALFLRSFGFYQLAQVYCKPYSETAGADLGIVLRETVDLEAKSIRSTLAETYHKIVTDLNRSLQLLPEYSEYRTRPSKVAAYAMLARVHLSMREYENAQKFADLALELNNKLIDFNDLPVGSSLILPLSVNNEEIIFFSSLNSSILTSLNTAKIDTNLYRSYGADDIRKNVFFIQNTGANAGTYRFRGSYYVRTASTISSVFNGLTTGELYLIKAECLARKGNTIEAMKTLNALLKKRYKRNAFIDFSAGTPTEALNTILTERRKELIFRGQRWTDLRRFNLEGANITLKRKLNDQIYTLPPNDARWVVPIPREEIAISGITQNPY; from the coding sequence ATGAAATCAATACGTATTAAAATTGCAGCCCTTGTTCTTGTACTGGCATTAGGAGCATGCAAAAAATTTCTAGATGAAAAGCCAAATCAAGCGTTGTATGTTCCTACTAAACTCACTGAACTGCTAGCATTGATAGACAATACTGCTGACATGAATTTCGGCTACGGTAATTCTTTGATAGAGGTACTGGCAGACGATTATTATGTAACTTACTCAAATTGGCAAAGTGCCGAATTGGTTCAAAGAAATCATTATGTTTGGACGGGGGAGACATCTGATCTCCTTAACTGGCAGCAACCTTATCTAAATGCTATTTCTTGTAGCAATGTGATTTTAGATCAGTTACAAAAAATTGATAAAAAAAATGATATCTCATTGAGTCAACAAATTGAAGGTTCTGCTTTATTTTTGCGCTCATTTGGATTTTATCAATTAGCCCAGGTTTATTGTAAACCGTATTCTGAAACTGCTGGAGCAGATTTAGGCATTGTATTACGCGAAACAGTAGATTTAGAGGCAAAATCCATACGATCCACATTAGCTGAAACCTACCATAAAATTGTAACAGATTTAAATAGATCACTACAATTACTGCCAGAATATAGCGAATATAGAACTAGGCCTAGTAAGGTTGCTGCTTATGCTATGCTAGCAAGAGTCCATTTAAGTATGAGAGAATATGAGAATGCGCAGAAATTTGCTGATTTAGCTTTGGAATTAAATAATAAACTAATAGACTTCAATGATCTGCCCGTTGGGAGTTCATTAATTTTACCGTTGTCCGTTAACAATGAAGAAATTATTTTTTTTAGTAGCTTAAACTCATCTATTCTTACGAGTTTAAATACAGCAAAGATTGACACAAACTTATATCGTTCTTATGGCGCTGATGATATAAGGAAGAATGTTTTTTTTATACAAAATACTGGAGCAAATGCTGGAACTTATAGATTCAGAGGAAGTTATTATGTACGTACAGCCTCTACCATTTCTAGTGTCTTTAATGGGTTAACTACAGGTGAATTATATCTTATTAAAGCAGAATGCCTTGCTAGAAAAGGAAACACAATAGAAGCCATGAAAACTTTAAATGCACTATTAAAAAAGCGTTACAAAAGAAATGCCTTTATTGATTTTTCTGCTGGCACTCCGACTGAAGCATTAAATACCATTCTAACTGAAAGAAGGAAGGAATTAATTTTTAGAGGACAACGATGGACTGATCTGCGTCGATTTAATTTAGAAGGAGCCAATATTACCTTAAAAAGAAAATTAAATGACCAAATCTATACCCTTCCTCCGAATGATGCTCGGTGGGTAGTACCTATTCCTCGAGAAGAAATTGCTATTTCTGGAATCACACAAAATCCGTACTAA
- a CDS encoding TlpA family protein disulfide reductase, producing MKLLLLVGLYFLSSTLLFAQESNRAIHVSLNPTPKSIYDSLFYVNDWRKEYARNVNADSLFGKDWMGKILKVGNAVPDLELKMSIKGVVRKLRFSDFRNKILILDFWSTFCSSCIESFPKMKHLQERFGDKIQIVLVNPFETEEQVKARIGKNITKMPDLPLVFGATYLFPYFPMRWVPYHVWIDQKGEVVVLGSNFNTYEKKIDALVKGRKISSWQDECTKPSFNKEISYAKLLGIKPKATSYNSFFTFFNNEYAPKGSTLGSSVVNKIDSTNNARRSTFVNWTIEELYRYAFESMYQNPLNRKIFINPYDSSLLDEVKDSLRYSYRYSQFPVDTTFTKSMFCYEQIVPESISIEQSQHMMAEDLNAYFGKLYGTYGRVEKRIVPAFVIVKTSGNKSRRLFSKTKPYSKEIIKNGQKWVQHRGISFEGALGGVLQIHLLNDRTPLINETGIDGKAKINIELPVKATIVNIKQALKPFGLDIIKRNTEVDLLLISDTKAK from the coding sequence ATGAAATTATTGTTGCTAGTGGGTTTATACTTCCTAAGCTCTACACTATTATTTGCACAGGAGTCGAATCGAGCAATTCATGTATCCTTAAATCCAACTCCTAAGTCTATTTACGATTCGTTGTTCTATGTCAATGATTGGAGAAAGGAATATGCACGCAATGTAAATGCGGATTCACTGTTTGGAAAGGATTGGATGGGCAAGATTCTAAAAGTTGGTAATGCAGTGCCGGATTTGGAGCTGAAAATGAGTATAAAAGGAGTCGTTAGGAAATTAAGATTTTCAGACTTCAGAAATAAAATTTTGATTTTAGACTTCTGGAGTACCTTCTGCAGTAGTTGCATTGAATCATTTCCAAAGATGAAGCACTTGCAAGAAAGGTTTGGTGATAAGATACAAATTGTTCTTGTAAACCCTTTCGAGACAGAAGAACAAGTTAAAGCGCGAATCGGTAAAAATATTACGAAAATGCCTGATTTACCATTAGTCTTCGGGGCAACATATCTTTTTCCGTATTTCCCAATGAGATGGGTGCCTTATCATGTTTGGATTGATCAAAAAGGAGAAGTTGTAGTGTTAGGCTCAAATTTTAATACCTATGAGAAAAAAATAGATGCCCTTGTTAAGGGCAGGAAAATTTCTTCCTGGCAAGATGAATGCACTAAACCTAGTTTTAATAAAGAAATATCGTATGCAAAATTACTTGGAATAAAACCGAAAGCTACTTCATACAATTCATTTTTTACTTTCTTTAATAATGAGTACGCCCCCAAAGGTAGTACTCTTGGAAGTTCTGTAGTGAATAAGATAGACTCTACGAATAATGCTAGACGCAGTACATTTGTAAACTGGACTATTGAGGAGTTATATAGGTATGCATTTGAATCAATGTATCAAAATCCATTAAATAGGAAAATTTTTATTAACCCGTATGATTCTTCTTTACTTGACGAAGTAAAGGATTCTTTAAGATATTCGTATCGATATAGCCAATTCCCAGTGGACACAACATTCACAAAAAGCATGTTTTGTTATGAGCAAATAGTTCCTGAAAGCATTTCTATTGAACAAAGTCAACATATGATGGCTGAGGATTTAAATGCCTATTTTGGAAAGTTATATGGAACATATGGTAGAGTGGAAAAAAGGATAGTTCCTGCATTTGTAATTGTAAAAACTTCAGGGAATAAAAGCAGAAGACTCTTTTCGAAAACTAAACCGTATTCAAAGGAGATTATAAAAAATGGTCAAAAATGGGTTCAGCACAGAGGAATTAGTTTTGAGGGGGCACTCGGGGGTGTTTTGCAAATCCATTTACTTAATGATAGGACACCACTGATCAATGAAACAGGTATCGATGGTAAAGCCAAAATTAATATTGAATTACCTGTCAAAGCTACTATTGTCAACATTAAACAAGCTTTAAAACCTTTTGGACTTGATATTATAAAAAGAAACACCGAAGTAGATCTATTGCTGATTAGTGACACCAAAGCCAAATGA